A section of the Girardinichthys multiradiatus isolate DD_20200921_A chromosome 5, DD_fGirMul_XY1, whole genome shotgun sequence genome encodes:
- the LOC124868958 gene encoding HMG box-containing protein 4-like isoform X3 — MDLKGLEQASLNAKQCRLKSPHKELNYSLTEKTQHAVYLPQDEWIIGDLETLQDNLLHQCHTVEGAVDQKMVCMSSSLSLLLDSLLCALAPLMCLTTQIPELASCTEHALASALENVAYMMPGL, encoded by the exons ATGGATTTAAAAGGCCTGGAACAAGCAAGCCTGAATGCTAAGCAGTGTAGGCTCAAGAGCCCTCATAAG GAACTGAATTACTCCTTAACTGAGAAAACCCAACATGCTG TCTACCTGCCTCAAGATGAGTGGATAATTGGAGATCTGGAG ACTCTTCAAGACAACCTGTTGCATCAATGCCACACAGTAGAGGGCGCCGTTGATCAG aAAATGGTGTGTATGTCGAGCAGCTTGTCTCTGCTTTTGGACTCTTTGCTGTGTGCGCTGGCTCCTCTAATGTGCCTCACAACACAGATACCCGAGCTGGCAAGCTGCACAGAGCACGCACTG GCCTCCGCTCTGGAAAATGTTGCTTACATGATGCCTGGgctttaa
- the LOC124868958 gene encoding uncharacterized protein LOC124868958 isoform X2: protein MDLKGLEQASLNAKQCRLKSPHKELNYSLTEKTQHAVYLPQDEWIIGDLETLQDNLLHQCHTVEGAVDQRRPNPSLECWVCLDNQRDMAYSHADRDISPSLPPVMICTDLQIPSPVRATAGPELWSFIADTCNPFGSSCSVHGSSWDMSSSINPSSSGHYPVSAAAHLHLLGESLSLIGSHLEETDKMVCMSSSLSLLLDSLLCALAPLMCLTTQIPELASCTEHALASALENVAYMMPGL from the exons ATGGATTTAAAAGGCCTGGAACAAGCAAGCCTGAATGCTAAGCAGTGTAGGCTCAAGAGCCCTCATAAG GAACTGAATTACTCCTTAACTGAGAAAACCCAACATGCTG TCTACCTGCCTCAAGATGAGTGGATAATTGGAGATCTGGAG ACTCTTCAAGACAACCTGTTGCATCAATGCCACACAGTAGAGGGCGCCGTTGATCAG AGACGTCCAAATCCCTCCTTGGAATGTTGGGTGTGTCTAGATAACCAGCGTGATATGGCGTACAGTCACGCTGACAGGGACATCAGCCCGTCTCTCCCTCCAGTTATGATCTGCACTGACCTACAGATCCCTTCTCCTGTCAGGGCCACTGCTGGTCCTGAGTTGTGGAGCTTTATCGCTGACACATGTAACCCTTTTGGTTCTTCATGCAGTGTGCATGGCTCATCCTGGGACATGTCCAGTTCCATTAATCCCAGTTCTTCTGGTCACTATCCAGTCAGTGCTGCAGCACATCTTCACCTCCTGGGAGAGTCCTTGTCTCTCATTGGGAGCCATCTTGAGGAGACTGAT aAAATGGTGTGTATGTCGAGCAGCTTGTCTCTGCTTTTGGACTCTTTGCTGTGTGCGCTGGCTCCTCTAATGTGCCTCACAACACAGATACCCGAGCTGGCAAGCTGCACAGAGCACGCACTG GCCTCCGCTCTGGAAAATGTTGCTTACATGATGCCTGGgctttaa
- the LOC124868958 gene encoding uncharacterized protein LOC124868958 isoform X1 gives MDLKGLEQASLNAKQCRLKSPHKELNYSLTEKTQHAVYLPQDEWIIGDLEVRNRDTLQDNLLHQCHTVEGAVDQRRPNPSLECWVCLDNQRDMAYSHADRDISPSLPPVMICTDLQIPSPVRATAGPELWSFIADTCNPFGSSCSVHGSSWDMSSSINPSSSGHYPVSAAAHLHLLGESLSLIGSHLEETDKMVCMSSSLSLLLDSLLCALAPLMCLTTQIPELASCTEHALASALENVAYMMPGL, from the exons ATGGATTTAAAAGGCCTGGAACAAGCAAGCCTGAATGCTAAGCAGTGTAGGCTCAAGAGCCCTCATAAG GAACTGAATTACTCCTTAACTGAGAAAACCCAACATGCTG TCTACCTGCCTCAAGATGAGTGGATAATTGGAGATCTGGAGGTGAGAAACCGCGAT ACTCTTCAAGACAACCTGTTGCATCAATGCCACACAGTAGAGGGCGCCGTTGATCAG AGACGTCCAAATCCCTCCTTGGAATGTTGGGTGTGTCTAGATAACCAGCGTGATATGGCGTACAGTCACGCTGACAGGGACATCAGCCCGTCTCTCCCTCCAGTTATGATCTGCACTGACCTACAGATCCCTTCTCCTGTCAGGGCCACTGCTGGTCCTGAGTTGTGGAGCTTTATCGCTGACACATGTAACCCTTTTGGTTCTTCATGCAGTGTGCATGGCTCATCCTGGGACATGTCCAGTTCCATTAATCCCAGTTCTTCTGGTCACTATCCAGTCAGTGCTGCAGCACATCTTCACCTCCTGGGAGAGTCCTTGTCTCTCATTGGGAGCCATCTTGAGGAGACTGAT aAAATGGTGTGTATGTCGAGCAGCTTGTCTCTGCTTTTGGACTCTTTGCTGTGTGCGCTGGCTCCTCTAATGTGCCTCACAACACAGATACCCGAGCTGGCAAGCTGCACAGAGCACGCACTG GCCTCCGCTCTGGAAAATGTTGCTTACATGATGCCTGGgctttaa